A genomic window from Streptomyces sp. MST-110588 includes:
- a CDS encoding toxin-antitoxin system HicB family antitoxin has product MDLTPYVDNLRRELAVAADAGGDDARALTERLTAPLESAARLTLLNALSAAMSEVTRDLAPGSVDVRLRGLDPEFVVTAPPVDGGTAAEPPAPLEPLKAPVPADGDEGGTARVNLRLPAHLKARAEEAASREGLSVNAWLVRAVSAAVDGGTRPRTAEKARTVGQSFTGWVR; this is encoded by the coding sequence ATGGACCTCACGCCCTACGTCGACAATCTCCGGCGCGAGCTGGCCGTCGCCGCGGACGCGGGCGGCGACGACGCCCGCGCGCTGACCGAGCGGCTGACCGCACCCCTGGAATCGGCCGCCCGACTGACGCTGCTCAACGCACTGTCCGCCGCCATGAGCGAGGTCACCCGCGACCTGGCGCCGGGCTCGGTCGACGTACGGCTGCGGGGGCTGGACCCCGAGTTCGTGGTGACGGCGCCGCCCGTCGACGGGGGCACCGCCGCGGAACCGCCCGCGCCCCTCGAACCGCTCAAGGCCCCGGTCCCGGCCGACGGCGACGAGGGCGGCACCGCCCGCGTCAACCTACGCCTGCCGGCCCACCTCAAGGCACGCGCCGAGGAGGCCGCGAGCCGCGAGGGCCTGTCGGTCAACGCGTGGCTGGTGCGGGCCGTGTCGGCCGCGGTCGACGGTGGCACCCGGCCGCGTACGGCGGAGAAGGCCCGGACCGTGGGACAGAGCTTCACGGGCTGGGTGCGCTGA
- a CDS encoding DUF4097 family beta strand repeat-containing protein has protein sequence MPSFDTPEAISVTARVEAGSIQFTAGDRADTVVEVRPRDPKRDVDVRAADQTEVTYANGELTVRTPKGHLLGLGRTGTVDVAVELPTGSHIDMTGAWAQVLGEGRLGEVRVKTSSGDVRLDATGPLHLTASHGSISVDRVQGPAEITTSSGSLRVGLADGPAVLKNSHGSTTVGAVTGELQARGASGDIEIRRAESSVTAATAHGTLRVGEVARGKVALETSYGAIEIGVREGTAAWLDVSSSSGQVRNTLTASESPEGAEDTVEVRARTRYGNIDIRRAKV, from the coding sequence ATGCCTTCTTTCGACACTCCTGAAGCGATCTCGGTCACGGCGCGCGTGGAGGCCGGTTCCATCCAGTTCACCGCGGGCGACCGGGCCGACACGGTCGTCGAGGTGCGGCCCCGCGACCCGAAGCGGGACGTGGACGTACGGGCGGCCGACCAGACCGAGGTCACGTACGCGAACGGCGAACTGACCGTCAGGACGCCCAAAGGCCATCTGCTCGGCCTCGGCCGCACCGGCACCGTCGACGTGGCGGTCGAACTGCCCACGGGCTCGCACATCGACATGACCGGCGCCTGGGCCCAGGTGCTCGGCGAGGGCCGGCTCGGCGAGGTGCGCGTGAAGACCTCGTCCGGCGACGTCCGCCTCGATGCGACCGGCCCGCTGCATCTGACCGCGTCACACGGCTCGATCAGCGTGGACCGGGTCCAGGGGCCGGCCGAGATCACCACCAGCTCCGGCAGCCTGCGCGTCGGCCTGGCCGACGGCCCCGCCGTACTGAAGAACTCGCACGGCTCCACGACCGTCGGCGCCGTCACCGGCGAGCTACAGGCACGCGGCGCCAGCGGCGACATCGAGATCCGGCGCGCCGAGAGCTCGGTCACCGCCGCGACCGCCCACGGCACCCTGCGCGTCGGCGAAGTGGCGCGCGGCAAGGTCGCATTGGAGACCTCGTACGGCGCGATCGAGATCGGCGTGCGCGAGGGTACGGCCGCCTGGCTCGACGTCAGCTCGTCCTCCGGCCAGGTGCGCAACACGCTCACCGCCTCGGAGTCCCCGGAGGGCGCCGAGGACACCGTCGAGGTCCGCGCCCGCACCCGGTACGGCAACATCGACATCCGCCGCGCCAAGGTCTGA
- a CDS encoding ATP-binding cassette domain-containing protein: MPTSVMPTPRRTHSSHPSSAAISAVGLRKSYGDRTVLDGIDLNIPAGSVFALLGPNGAGKTTTVKILSTLITADGGQAQVAGHDIATSPDGVRASIGVTGQFSAVDGLITGEENMLLMADLHHLSKRQGRRVTAELLERFDLVDAAGKPAQSYSGGMKRRLDIAMTLVGNPRIIFLDEPTTGLDPRSRHNMWQIVRGLVSDGVTVFLTTQYLDEADELADRIAVLNDGRIAAQGTAEELKRIVPGGHVRLRFADPSAYRSAVFALPEVTTDDETLTLQIPSDGSQRALRAVLDLLDSAGVEADELTVHTPDLDDVFFALTGSTVPSRSGPIDRPGQTARPDQPKQEGRTVR; encoded by the coding sequence ATGCCTACGTCTGTCATGCCCACGCCACGTCGCACCCACAGCAGTCACCCGTCGTCGGCCGCCATCTCCGCCGTCGGCCTGCGCAAGTCCTACGGCGACCGGACCGTCCTGGACGGCATCGACCTGAACATCCCGGCCGGGTCCGTCTTCGCGCTGCTCGGGCCGAACGGCGCCGGCAAGACCACCACCGTGAAGATCCTGTCCACACTCATCACCGCCGACGGCGGGCAGGCCCAGGTCGCGGGCCACGACATCGCCACGTCACCGGACGGGGTACGGGCCTCGATCGGCGTCACCGGTCAGTTCTCCGCCGTCGACGGACTGATCACCGGCGAGGAGAACATGCTCCTCATGGCGGACCTGCACCACCTGTCCAAGCGCCAGGGGCGGCGGGTCACCGCCGAGCTGCTGGAGCGGTTCGACCTCGTCGACGCCGCCGGGAAACCCGCCCAGAGCTACTCCGGCGGGATGAAACGCCGCCTGGACATCGCCATGACCCTCGTCGGCAACCCGCGGATCATCTTCCTCGACGAGCCGACGACCGGCCTCGACCCGCGCAGCCGCCACAACATGTGGCAGATCGTCCGCGGGCTGGTCTCCGACGGCGTCACCGTCTTCCTCACCACCCAGTACCTGGACGAGGCCGACGAACTCGCCGACCGTATCGCGGTGCTCAACGACGGCAGGATCGCGGCCCAGGGCACCGCGGAGGAGCTGAAGCGGATCGTCCCCGGCGGGCACGTACGGCTGCGGTTCGCCGACCCGTCCGCGTACCGGTCCGCCGTCTTCGCCCTGCCCGAGGTCACCACGGACGACGAAACGCTGACGCTGCAGATCCCCAGCGACGGCAGCCAGCGCGCACTGCGCGCCGTACTGGACCTGCTGGACTCCGCCGGCGTCGAGGCGGATGAGCTGACCGTGCACACCCCCGACCTCGACGACGTGTTCTTCGCCCTGACCGGCTCCACCGTCCCGAGCCGGTCCGGCCCGATCGACCGGCCCGGCCAGACCGCCCGGCCCGACCAGCCCAAGCAGGAAGGTAGGACCGTCCGATGA
- a CDS encoding ABC transporter permease, whose protein sequence is MSSLSLAVRDSSTMLRRNLLHARRYPSLTLNLLLTPVVLLLLFVYIFGDVMSAGIAGGGADRSAYVAYLVPGILLLTIGGTTIGSAVSVAMDMNEGIIARFRTMAIHRGSVLVGHVIGSVLQCVMSVVLVGAVAVAIGFRSTDATALEWLLALGLLALVSLALTWIAVGMGLSSPNAEAASNNALPLMILPFLSSAFVPVDAMPGWFRPIAEYQPFTPAIETLRGLLLGTEIGNNGWLAVAWCLGLAALGYFWSKSLFNRDPK, encoded by the coding sequence ATGAGCTCCCTCTCCCTCGCCGTACGCGACTCGTCCACGATGCTGCGCCGAAATCTGCTGCACGCCCGGCGCTACCCGTCCCTGACGCTGAATCTGCTGCTCACGCCGGTCGTGCTGCTGCTGCTCTTCGTCTACATCTTCGGCGATGTGATGAGCGCGGGCATCGCGGGCGGCGGGGCGGACCGGTCCGCGTACGTCGCCTACCTCGTCCCGGGCATCCTGCTGCTGACCATCGGCGGCACCACGATCGGCAGCGCGGTGTCCGTCGCCATGGACATGAACGAGGGCATCATCGCCCGCTTCCGTACGATGGCGATCCACCGCGGGTCGGTGCTCGTCGGGCACGTCATCGGCAGCGTGCTGCAGTGTGTGATGAGCGTCGTCCTGGTGGGGGCCGTCGCGGTGGCCATCGGGTTCCGGTCCACGGACGCCACCGCCCTGGAGTGGCTGCTGGCGCTGGGGCTGCTGGCGCTGGTCTCCCTGGCACTCACCTGGATCGCGGTCGGCATGGGCCTGTCCAGCCCGAACGCCGAGGCGGCGAGCAACAACGCCCTGCCGCTGATGATCCTCCCGTTCCTGTCCAGCGCCTTCGTGCCGGTCGACGCGATGCCGGGCTGGTTCCGGCCGATCGCCGAGTACCAGCCGTTCACCCCGGCCATCGAGACGCTGCGCGGCCTGCTGCTGGGCACGGAGATCGGCAACAACGGGTGGCTGGCCGTCGCCTGGTGCCTGGGGCTGGCCGCGCTCGGCTACTTCTGGTCCAAGTCGCTCTTCAACCGCGACCCGAAGTAG
- a CDS encoding YciI family protein: protein MPRFLTLIHLDERAVAAEAPGPEFEERMGALYEEITKAGVMLDTAALAPSADGARLTWSGGKLSYTDGPFTESKEVIGGYSIIQAKDKAEALEWVRRFLEIHPESRHAVSAEVREIAEPSAEGMCPAVEQ from the coding sequence ATGCCGCGGTTCTTGACGCTGATTCACCTGGACGAGCGGGCCGTTGCCGCCGAGGCGCCGGGCCCGGAGTTCGAGGAGCGTATGGGCGCGCTGTACGAGGAGATCACCAAGGCGGGGGTCATGCTGGACACGGCCGCGCTCGCGCCGAGCGCCGACGGCGCCCGGCTGACCTGGTCCGGCGGCAAACTCAGCTACACCGACGGGCCCTTCACCGAGAGCAAGGAGGTCATCGGCGGATACTCCATCATCCAGGCCAAGGACAAGGCCGAGGCCCTGGAGTGGGTCCGGCGGTTCCTGGAGATCCATCCGGAGAGCCGGCACGCCGTGAGTGCCGAGGTCCGGGAGATCGCCGAGCCCTCGGCGGAGGGCATGTGCCCTGCGGTGGAGCAGTAG
- a CDS encoding DNA-binding protein, giving the protein MTSSPKHPTDPATFTPPHPEQARTHRVHASLFRIAERHAATDDQRRRQTHPSVLGPHEAVRLVSFLLSGAAQRHEDEPEVDHADITAALTLVPLMRGEMDELEAGLLQMARGRGMTWPEIAFGLGLRTPQAARQRYERLAERTTPDSDPDPDPEQDADQHR; this is encoded by the coding sequence ATGACCTCGTCGCCCAAACACCCCACCGACCCCGCGACCTTCACGCCCCCGCACCCGGAGCAGGCGCGTACCCACCGCGTCCATGCCTCGCTGTTCCGTATCGCCGAGCGGCACGCGGCCACCGACGACCAGCGCCGACGGCAGACCCACCCCTCCGTACTCGGCCCCCACGAAGCCGTCAGGCTGGTGTCCTTCCTGCTCAGCGGCGCCGCCCAACGCCACGAGGACGAGCCGGAGGTGGACCACGCCGACATCACCGCCGCGCTGACCCTCGTACCGCTGATGCGCGGGGAGATGGACGAACTGGAGGCCGGACTCCTCCAGATGGCGCGCGGTCGCGGCATGACCTGGCCGGAGATCGCCTTCGGCCTCGGCCTGCGCACCCCGCAGGCCGCCCGCCAGCGCTACGAACGACTGGCCGAGCGCACCACCCCCGACTCCGACCCCGACCCCGACCCCGAACAGGACGCTGACCAGCACCGGTAG
- a CDS encoding ABC transporter ATP-binding protein, producing MIRMLLRVLGREHARPLRRTVALMTTTAVAEGLSYALLVPVLRALLGGTPEDAWPWLTAFGAAFALYAALRYLSDLSGFQVGTALLRGMYHRLGEHLARLPLGWYGAGRVGEVSVLAGRGVLEAMSVIAHLLAPFINAGVTPLTIVAVLLAYQWQMGLAALLAVPAVAAIQIWTGRSTAAGDAERAVRDDEATGRVIEYLQAQPVLRAGGRTAERFRLLDDALRQVERASRRSTLRALPGAVGLTLTVQAVFTGLLVLGAGLALGGHIGVAEVLTALVLAARCADPLLSLTDIAGKLRGARSVLARLDTVLRTEPLPEPPGPARPPVGHDLEYEAVTFRHGDRTVIDNVSLSVPEGQRLAVVGPSGSGKSTLLQLLARFYDVDAGAVRMGGVDVRAISTEGLMAQIAIVFQHVYLFDGTIEENVRLGRPDATEGEVRAAVTAARLDEVIERLPDGWATNVGEGGALLSGGERQRVSIARALLKDAPVVLLDEVTSALDPVNEAAVHEGIERLMAGRTVVMVAHRMRTVRRADRVVFLDGGRIVEEGSHDELLRHGGRYAEFWDISLTAAAGE from the coding sequence ATGATCCGCATGCTGCTGCGCGTGCTGGGACGTGAACACGCCCGCCCGCTGCGCCGCACCGTGGCCCTGATGACGACGACCGCGGTGGCCGAGGGGCTGTCCTACGCCCTGCTGGTTCCCGTGCTGCGGGCACTGCTCGGGGGCACGCCGGAAGACGCCTGGCCCTGGCTGACCGCGTTCGGGGCCGCGTTCGCGCTCTACGCGGCGCTGCGCTACCTCAGCGATCTGTCCGGGTTCCAGGTCGGCACCGCCCTGCTGCGCGGTATGTACCACCGGCTCGGGGAGCACCTGGCCCGGCTGCCCCTCGGCTGGTACGGCGCCGGCCGTGTCGGGGAGGTGTCCGTCCTGGCCGGTCGCGGCGTCCTGGAGGCGATGAGTGTGATCGCGCACCTGCTGGCGCCGTTCATCAACGCCGGCGTGACGCCCCTGACGATCGTCGCCGTGCTGCTCGCCTACCAGTGGCAGATGGGCCTGGCCGCGCTGCTCGCCGTACCGGCGGTGGCCGCGATCCAGATCTGGACGGGGCGCTCGACGGCCGCGGGTGACGCGGAGCGCGCCGTACGCGACGACGAGGCCACCGGGCGGGTCATCGAATATCTCCAGGCCCAGCCGGTGCTGCGGGCCGGCGGCCGGACGGCCGAACGCTTCCGGCTGCTCGACGACGCGCTGCGCCAGGTCGAGCGCGCCTCCCGCCGTTCCACGCTTCGCGCACTGCCCGGCGCGGTGGGCCTGACGCTCACGGTGCAGGCGGTGTTCACCGGGCTGCTGGTCCTGGGTGCCGGCCTCGCCCTCGGCGGGCACATCGGGGTGGCGGAAGTCCTGACGGCCCTGGTGCTGGCCGCCCGCTGCGCGGATCCACTGCTGTCGCTGACGGACATCGCCGGCAAACTCCGCGGCGCGCGCTCCGTGCTGGCCAGACTCGACACGGTGCTGCGCACCGAGCCGCTGCCGGAACCTCCCGGTCCGGCCCGGCCCCCGGTCGGCCACGACCTGGAGTACGAGGCCGTCACCTTCCGGCACGGCGACCGTACGGTGATCGACAACGTGTCGTTGTCCGTACCGGAGGGACAGCGGCTCGCCGTGGTCGGACCGTCGGGCTCGGGCAAGAGCACACTGCTGCAGTTGCTCGCACGGTTCTACGACGTGGACGCGGGCGCGGTGCGCATGGGCGGTGTGGACGTACGCGCGATCAGCACCGAGGGGCTGATGGCGCAGATCGCCATCGTCTTCCAGCACGTCTATCTCTTCGACGGCACGATCGAGGAGAACGTACGCCTCGGCCGCCCCGACGCCACCGAAGGCGAGGTGCGGGCGGCGGTCACCGCGGCGAGGCTGGACGAGGTGATCGAGCGACTGCCCGACGGATGGGCGACGAACGTCGGTGAGGGCGGCGCACTGCTGTCGGGCGGTGAGCGCCAGCGCGTCTCGATCGCCCGGGCACTGCTGAAGGACGCGCCCGTGGTGCTGCTGGACGAGGTGACCTCCGCGCTGGACCCGGTGAACGAGGCGGCCGTCCACGAGGGCATCGAGCGCCTGATGGCGGGCCGGACGGTGGTGATGGTCGCGCACCGGATGAGGACCGTACGACGCGCCGACCGCGTCGTCTTCCTGGACGGCGGCCGGATCGTGGAGGAAGGCAGCCACGACGAGCTGCTGCGCCACGGTGGCCGCTACGCCGAGTTCTGGGACATCTCCCTGACAGCGGCGGCGGGTGAATGA
- a CDS encoding metal-dependent transcriptional regulator, producing the protein MTSKGLVDSTEMYLRTIFELEEEGVVPLRARIAERVRHSGPTVSQTVARMQRDGLVRVAEDRRLVMTEPGRRRATRVMRKHRLAECLLADVIGLRWEDVHVEASRWQHVISDAVESRLTEVLGHPAMCPHGSPIPTGVEWDTGPASVLTLTDAATTAERAVTAVRVLRIGELLQNEPSALLRLKHAGIRPGHHVTAVATGSGVRVTGAQQATIPHRLSDHVFVEFPGDVRVRQGDQAR; encoded by the coding sequence GTGACAAGCAAGGGCCTGGTCGATTCGACGGAGATGTACCTGCGGACCATCTTCGAGCTGGAGGAGGAGGGGGTGGTGCCCCTTCGGGCCCGGATCGCCGAAAGGGTGCGGCACAGCGGGCCGACCGTCTCACAGACCGTGGCCCGGATGCAGCGCGACGGTCTGGTACGGGTGGCCGAGGACCGGCGTCTGGTGATGACGGAGCCGGGCCGCCGGCGGGCCACGCGGGTGATGCGCAAGCACCGCCTGGCCGAATGCCTCCTGGCGGACGTGATCGGCCTCCGGTGGGAGGACGTCCATGTCGAGGCGTCCCGATGGCAGCACGTGATCTCCGACGCGGTGGAGAGCCGGCTGACGGAGGTCCTGGGCCACCCCGCCATGTGCCCGCACGGCAGTCCCATTCCCACGGGGGTGGAATGGGACACCGGGCCGGCCTCCGTCCTCACTTTGACGGACGCGGCGACCACCGCGGAGCGCGCGGTGACGGCCGTACGGGTGCTACGGATCGGCGAACTGCTCCAGAACGAGCCTTCGGCACTGCTGCGCCTGAAGCACGCCGGCATCCGGCCCGGTCACCACGTCACGGCCGTGGCCACCGGGAGCGGAGTGAGAGTGACCGGTGCGCAGCAGGCGACGATCCCCCACCGGCTCAGTGACCACGTCTTCGTGGAATTCCCTGGTGACGTACGCGTACGGCAAGGAGACCAAGCCCGATGA
- a CDS encoding ABC transporter ATP-binding protein translates to MTTTDLARTREQSAPPPDAETAAGRGPAGQSPAGPRLAALLRPYAGSLAAVVTLQVIGALAGLAPLLAVVELGRALLSPGPVDRGHVWTVVAVGAAGLFVRLLFTAAASGVGHILDGRVQLSFRRQLAERLGRLPIGWFSRRRTGELAKVVGEDVGAVHPFIAHAPGELVSAFVVPLVSMVYLFTIDWRLTLITLAPVVLAVALVPLMMTPARSREQEDFDAAMGRISSSVVEFVQGISVVKAFGRSGRAHRKFLTAADDFVATFHRWVHGISRIAAGMQLVLSPPFVLLVVLTGGAALITSGELAPADLLPFLLLGLGLTAPVAALGHGFDDLQAAGRAVRRIRDVLAVESLPEPAHPLVPQGHRVELRDVRFVYEAGHEVLRGIDLVLEPGTVTAVVGPSGSGKSTLVQLLPRFFDPTHGSVVLGGVDLREIDSRELYRKVSFVFQDVRLLRASVADNIALALPHAGREEVVRAARLAGIHDRILQLPRGYESVIGEDAGLSGGEAQRISLARALLADTPVLVLDEATAFADPQTERAVHRALATLDGERTIVVIAHRLETIADADTVVVLDNGSIVERGRPAELLALGGRFAAFWRAHRSATDDGTADGTAEETVDGTADGTAGGTGDGTADGTGPQREERP, encoded by the coding sequence ATGACCACCACCGATCTTGCCAGGACGAGGGAGCAGTCCGCACCACCACCGGATGCCGAAACGGCGGCGGGACGGGGCCCGGCGGGGCAGAGCCCGGCGGGACCGCGCCTGGCGGCGTTGCTGCGCCCTTACGCGGGGAGCCTCGCCGCCGTGGTCACCCTCCAAGTCATCGGCGCGCTCGCGGGTCTGGCGCCGCTGTTGGCGGTGGTCGAACTGGGCCGTGCCCTGCTGTCGCCCGGCCCGGTCGATCGCGGCCACGTCTGGACCGTCGTGGCCGTGGGTGCGGCCGGCCTGTTCGTCCGCCTGCTCTTCACGGCCGCCGCGTCCGGAGTCGGGCACATCCTTGACGGCCGGGTGCAGTTGTCCTTCCGCCGGCAACTGGCGGAGCGGCTGGGACGGCTGCCGATCGGCTGGTTCTCCCGGCGCCGGACCGGCGAGCTGGCCAAGGTGGTGGGGGAGGACGTGGGCGCCGTACACCCGTTCATCGCCCACGCCCCCGGCGAGCTGGTCTCCGCGTTCGTGGTGCCGCTGGTGTCGATGGTCTACCTGTTCACCATCGACTGGCGGCTGACACTGATCACGCTGGCACCGGTCGTGCTGGCGGTGGCGCTGGTGCCGTTGATGATGACGCCGGCCCGGTCGCGCGAGCAGGAGGACTTCGACGCGGCGATGGGCCGGATCTCCAGCTCCGTCGTCGAGTTCGTGCAGGGTATCTCGGTGGTCAAGGCGTTCGGCCGATCCGGGCGCGCCCACCGTAAGTTCCTGACGGCCGCGGACGATTTCGTCGCAACGTTTCACCGGTGGGTGCACGGCATCTCCAGGATCGCCGCGGGGATGCAACTGGTGCTCTCGCCACCGTTCGTCCTGCTGGTCGTGCTGACCGGTGGCGCGGCGCTGATCACGAGCGGTGAGCTGGCCCCGGCCGACCTGCTGCCCTTCCTGCTGCTCGGACTGGGACTGACCGCTCCGGTGGCGGCCCTCGGGCACGGCTTCGACGACCTGCAGGCCGCGGGTCGCGCGGTGCGCCGGATCCGTGACGTACTGGCGGTGGAGTCGCTGCCGGAGCCCGCGCACCCGCTCGTACCACAGGGCCACCGGGTGGAACTGCGCGACGTGCGATTCGTGTACGAAGCCGGTCACGAGGTGCTGCGCGGGATCGACCTGGTCCTCGAACCGGGAACGGTCACCGCGGTCGTCGGACCGTCCGGAAGCGGGAAATCCACCCTCGTCCAGCTCCTGCCGCGGTTCTTCGACCCGACCCACGGTTCGGTCGTCCTGGGCGGCGTCGATCTGCGTGAGATCGACAGCCGGGAGCTCTACCGGAAGGTCTCCTTCGTCTTCCAGGACGTCCGGCTGCTGCGTGCCTCCGTCGCCGACAACATCGCACTGGCGCTCCCGCACGCCGGCCGCGAGGAGGTGGTGCGCGCCGCCCGGCTGGCCGGCATCCACGACCGGATTCTTCAGTTGCCCCGCGGATACGAGTCGGTGATCGGCGAGGACGCGGGACTGTCCGGCGGTGAGGCGCAACGGATCTCGCTCGCCCGGGCACTGCTGGCCGACACACCCGTACTCGTGCTCGACGAGGCGACCGCCTTCGCCGACCCGCAGACCGAGCGGGCGGTGCACCGGGCGCTGGCGACGCTGGACGGCGAGCGGACCATTGTGGTCATCGCCCACCGCCTGGAGACGATCGCGGACGCCGACACCGTGGTGGTGCTGGACAACGGGTCGATCGTCGAGCGCGGCCGGCCGGCCGAACTGCTGGCCCTGGGCGGGAGGTTCGCCGCGTTCTGGCGGGCGCACCGGTCGGCGACAGACGACGGGACCGCTGACGGTACTGCCGAGGAGACCGTTGACGGGACTGCTGACGGTACTGCGGGCGGGACCGGTGACGGGACCGCTGACGGGACCGGTCCGCAACGGGAGGAGCGGCCGTGA
- a CDS encoding alpha/beta hydrolase produces the protein MDSELEAFIPLLPKQGVSDPAVARKIYAELAAARPAPDTTGLEVEDRTVPADPDVAVRVYRPHQPRGAVVWLHGGGWTVGSLDTEQHWAAPLAGLSGAAVISVDYRLAPENPFPAALDDAYAVLTWAHAHAAELGVDPGRIAVGGHSAGANLAAAVTLRSRDEQGPPICFQLLNEAILDDRQQTWSARNFTDTPWNTRAVRAAALRHYLGSQPATPYAAPARAEDLSGLPPAYVATAEFDPNRDEGIEYALRLLQAGVSVELHQWPGTFHGSMAIQSAEVSQRQLAAIGAVLRRALAA, from the coding sequence ATGGATTCCGAACTCGAAGCGTTCATCCCGCTGCTCCCCAAACAAGGCGTTTCCGACCCGGCCGTCGCTCGGAAGATCTATGCCGAGCTGGCCGCCGCGCGGCCGGCGCCGGACACCACAGGGCTGGAGGTCGAGGACCGTACGGTGCCCGCCGACCCGGACGTGGCGGTGCGCGTCTACCGCCCGCACCAGCCGCGAGGCGCCGTCGTCTGGCTGCACGGTGGCGGATGGACCGTCGGCAGCCTGGACACCGAACAGCACTGGGCCGCTCCGCTGGCCGGCCTCTCCGGCGCGGCCGTGATCAGCGTCGACTACCGTCTGGCGCCCGAGAACCCGTTCCCGGCCGCGCTGGACGACGCCTACGCCGTACTGACCTGGGCGCACGCGCACGCGGCGGAACTCGGCGTCGACCCGGGCCGGATCGCGGTCGGAGGTCACAGCGCCGGCGCGAATCTCGCGGCGGCGGTGACGCTGCGCTCACGTGACGAGCAGGGGCCGCCGATCTGCTTCCAGCTCCTCAACGAGGCCATCCTCGACGACCGGCAGCAGACGTGGTCGGCAAGAAACTTCACCGACACCCCCTGGAACACCCGCGCCGTACGTGCCGCGGCGCTGCGCCACTATCTGGGCTCGCAGCCGGCCACGCCGTACGCCGCACCGGCCCGCGCCGAAGACCTCTCCGGCCTGCCGCCGGCGTACGTCGCCACCGCGGAATTCGACCCGAACCGCGACGAGGGCATCGAGTACGCGCTGCGCCTGCTCCAGGCCGGTGTGTCGGTCGAGCTGCACCAGTGGCCCGGCACTTTCCACGGGTCGATGGCGATCCAGTCCGCCGAGGTCTCACAGCGGCAACTCGCCGCGATCGGCGCTGTGCTGCGCCGGGCCCTGGCCGCGTGA
- a CDS encoding helix-turn-helix domain-containing protein: MEALAVRLSGLDSYVDGAIRVIGFYDTLMRRRVDLPALARASAGLAECVAGIRLHGTGQAIRFSPDGKAASAPPLAASTTSPVILDEEEIGTVWLERPAPPNPLDEVLLDRLAIAAAAVAERYGPARTTMADPALVELVISADSDETARARALRLLGFTPDLPLHVLAVRSQLPLDRIGSLLCPARPVKAASLADVGVVLATTIDPARLPADVRAGIGAAENPALSWQQARTALRFTTARRPVAHYGELGALALLAQVPPDSTRENPDVAAISRIADNPEDLETLDAYCTTGSLRRAADLLHLHHSSVARRLEQIAKTLGIALTEPTGLLRATLALTAWRLTDRSTTRP; encoded by the coding sequence ATGGAGGCACTGGCCGTACGGCTGTCGGGTCTGGATTCATACGTCGACGGCGCGATCCGCGTGATCGGGTTCTACGACACACTGATGCGCCGACGGGTGGATCTCCCGGCGCTCGCCCGGGCCTCGGCGGGCCTGGCCGAGTGCGTGGCCGGCATCCGGCTCCACGGCACGGGGCAGGCGATCCGCTTCTCGCCCGACGGCAAGGCGGCCTCCGCGCCCCCGCTCGCTGCGTCCACCACATCGCCGGTCATCCTCGACGAGGAGGAGATCGGCACGGTCTGGCTGGAACGCCCCGCCCCACCGAACCCTCTGGACGAAGTCCTGCTGGACCGGCTCGCCATCGCCGCCGCGGCGGTCGCCGAGCGGTACGGACCGGCCCGTACCACCATGGCCGACCCCGCCCTCGTCGAACTGGTGATAAGCGCCGACAGCGACGAGACGGCCCGGGCACGGGCGCTACGGCTCCTGGGGTTCACCCCCGACCTGCCCCTCCACGTCCTCGCCGTACGGTCACAGCTCCCGCTCGACCGGATCGGCTCCCTGCTGTGCCCCGCCCGCCCCGTCAAGGCGGCGTCCCTGGCCGACGTAGGCGTCGTCCTGGCCACCACCATCGACCCGGCCCGCCTTCCGGCCGACGTACGCGCGGGCATCGGCGCCGCCGAGAATCCGGCCCTGTCCTGGCAGCAGGCCCGCACCGCCCTCCGCTTCACCACCGCCCGCCGCCCGGTCGCCCACTACGGCGAGCTGGGAGCCCTGGCACTGCTCGCCCAGGTCCCCCCGGACTCCACGCGCGAGAACCCCGACGTGGCCGCCATCAGCCGCATCGCCGACAACCCCGAAGACCTGGAGACCCTGGACGCCTACTGCACCACCGGCTCCCTGCGCCGCGCCGCCGACCTCCTCCACCTGCACCACAGCAGCGTCGCCCGCCGCCTGGAACAGATCGCGAAAACCCTGGGCATCGCGCTCACCGAGCCCACCGGCCTGCTGCGCGCCACTCTCGCCCTCACCGCATGGCGCCTGACCGACCGCTCAACCACCCGTCCATAA